Within Dysgonomonas sp. HDW5A, the genomic segment AAATCCTGATTTAACACTAACGGTCAATAGAAACGACCTGAGTTTAATAATGATGGGAGTGAAAAATTTTGACGATTTAATAGCTTCCGGCATTGTTCAAGCTAAAGGAGATACAAAAATTATCAGCCAATTAGCATCCGTGCTGGATCAATTTGAAATTGGTTTTGAGATTTTACCAGGAACCATATCTAAGAAGACTGACCAACCGAAAAATCCTTCTTTTAAACAGGATCAACCTGCTGTTATCGGAGCCGATTAATAGATCATTTCTAAGTGAGAAAATGATAAGAAAAAGTATCCGATAATCATTAGATTATCGGATACTTTTTCTTATTGCTTGTTTAAAGTTAGGTCATATCATAAATCATTATTCAAAATCGATATAATTATTTGTTTTTCCACTATTAATATCATTTGAATCTCTGTCTTCGCAATTCAAACACAAGGAAATATACAAAGTTAATATTTGTCAGCAAAAGCTAGGATTTTATATATAACAATTCCGATGTTTAATTTAACTGTTGGTATACTTCTCAATTATTATTTACACTTAATACATCCACATCCATAGATTCAAATTCAGAATTGTTGCTTAAGAACTCGGGGACAATTTTTTTCATTGTTGCAACAAGCTGATACTTATCTTCTTTTTGTGCAATAGAAATAATAGATTCGATTTGAGGTAAAATATCCTGAAAGTGGTATTCGCGTACCTTAGCTTTCATTATCTTCTCATGAGTTGTTTGTTCAGTAATCTCTGAATCATTTAGTAACTCTTCATATAGCTTTTCACCGGGGCGTAATCCCGAAAATTCAATTCGGATATCTTTTTCGGGAATAAGCCCTACCAGTTTAATCATTTTTTCGGCAAGGTCATATATCTTAACAGGCTGTCCCATATCAAATACATAGATGTATCCGGATTTTCCGATAACAGACGCTTCTAATACCAAACGACAGGCCTCAGGTATTGTCATAAAATAACGGGTTATCTCGCGATGGGTAACAGTTATAGGTCCCCCACTCTCTATTTGTTTTCTAAATAGTGGAATTACAGACCCATTACTGCCTAAAACATTACCAAAGCGAGTGGTTACGAATTTTGTCCTGAATTTATTCTTATATAAGTCATTGGCACAACTTTGAACGTATATTTCGGCTAGACGTTTTGTGGCACCCATAATATTGGTTGGATTAACAGCCTTATCTGTAGATATCATGATAAACATTTCAACTGCATTTTCGATTGCCAGATCTACTACTAGTTTTGTTCCATGAACATTGGTAAGTACAGCTTCACACGGGTGTTTTTCCATTAAAGGAACATGTTTGTATGCTGCAGCATGATAAACAATATTAGGACGATATTCCGTGAAAACTTGTGCAAGTTTACTTCTGTTACGAACATCACCTACAATTGCAGTATAATTGAGGTTAGGATACTTCTTCTGCAATTCTATATCCAAGTCATACAAGGGAGTCTCTGCCTGATCCAAACATACTATATATCGAGGTCCTAAATTTGCTAATTGTCTGACAATCTCACTTCCTATCGAACCAGCAGCCCCCGTTACTAATATTGTTTTATCCTTTACATTTTCTCCAATTATTTCTAAACTAATATTTATTTCGGATCGCCCCAACAGATCTTCAATTTGAATAGGACGTATACGATTTACAGCATCCGTCAGTTGAGACATGTTATCTATATTAGTTTCTTGTGTTATATAGATATGAGTATTTGAACTAAATAACTTTTCAACATAGGCAACATGATCTTTCAGGTCGGATTCTTTCGTAAATAATACATCTTTAATCTTATATTTATTAAGATCATCAGGTTTTTTGAGAACAAAAACAGGAAGATCAATTACTTTCTTCAATTGAGAATCGGATTCGACAGTAAGGAACCCTATTATTTTAAATTTATGCGAACTTGTTCTTAGTAATTGTGCGGCAGCAATAGTGGCTTCATCTAATCCCCAAACATATACAGGAATAGCCAGTTTATATTCATATCTCTGAATCAATATTTGATAGCTACATACAACAATGATACGAAAACTATAAAGCCCAACCAGTGATGCTAAAAACAGTGTGGTACAATAGGCCAGAGAAACACCGCCCGACAACCCCATTACTTTGTGAAGAGTGAGAAAGAGTAGAGAGTCAGCAAATAATGTAGCAATAAGTATACGTTGAAATTCGTAAACAGTAGAATAACGAACAATTCCTCTGTATGTTTTAAATACCCAAAAAAACAAAAGATTGAAAAAGATAGCAACACCCAGATATTCAACAAAGCGAGGATGATACACTATCGTGATTTTATTATATATCTTAAGAGTTAGGAAATACGAAATCACTGTAGCACATAAAATATTGCTGATATCAATGAACAATATAAACCACCTGCTTAACAAGCGGTTTTTGAGAAATTTATTATATATAATTCTTCCTATTTGATTAATCATGAGAGTTCTTTATAACTTTAATAATAGTTTGATTGAATCAGTTACTCTATATAAATCATTTGAACTTAGGTTTGTTCCTGATGGCAGGCATAAACCATTTTTAAATAATTGCTCGCTCGTTCCATCCCCAAAAAATGGATAATCTTTAAATACGGGTTGTAGATGCATTGGTTTCCAAAGTGGTCTTGATTCTATATTAGCATCATTGAGTATCTCATATAGCTTTTCTCTGGTTATACCATTCATTTTTTGTGGATCAACCAAAATAGATGTCAACCAATAATTGGAAAAATAATCGGAAGAGGGCTCTGTTTGAAAACTGATACCATCCAATCCTTCTAGCTGTTCTCTATAAAATTGATTATTTTCTCTTCTTTGTTTAACTCGCTCTTGTAGTACCAACATTTGACCACGTCCAATACCTGCCACAACATTACTCATTCTATAGTTATATCCTATATGTGTATGTTGATAATGAGGTGCTGCATCACGGGCTTGAGTTGCCAGGAAACGAGCTGTTTTTATATATTCTTCGTTATGTGAAACCAAAGCTCCACCACCTGATGTTGTGATAATCTTATTTCCGTTAAATGACAGAATAGATATATCTCCGAGTGTTCCGCAATGTTGATGTTTATACTCCGAACCTAATGCTTCGGCAGCATCTTCAACAATCGGTATTTCATATTTGACTGAAATTGCTTTTATTTCAGCCATATTTGCCGGCATTCCATAAAGGTGGACAACGATGATAGCTTTAGGTTTCTTCCCTTTGGATAGGCGGTCTTTGAGAGCCCTTTCTAAATGCTCGGGCGACATATTCCATGTCTCCTTTTCACTATCAATAAAAATTGGGGTTGCTCCTTGATAAACTATCGGATTGGCAGATGCCGAAAATGTAAAGCTTTGGCAAAGAACCTCATCTCCGGCTTTTACTCCTAAAATAATTAATGCGAGATGTAGTGCTGCTGTACCAGCACTTAATGCTGCAACTGAGACTCCGTCATGAAGATAATCAGCTAATTGCTTTTCAAAAGCATCCACATTAGGTCCCATTGGTACAATCCAATTAGTATCAAATGCTTCTTTTACAAAATCTAGCTCACGACCTCCCATATGTGCCAGAGAAAGCCAAATACGATTATTGCTCATATCTTTTCTAAATATTTTATGACCTTACAAGGCACGCCTGCGGCAACTACATTGTCAGGAATATCGTTTGTGATTACCGATCCGGCTCCAATGATGCACCATTGCCCAATCTTAATACCTGGTATAACAGTCGATCCAGCACCTATTAAAGTACCTTCTCCAACTTCGACTCCCCCACATAAGTTTACTCCGGGAGCAATGTGTACAAAATCGTGGATATTGCAGTCATGATCTACAGTGGCTGCTGTATTTATAATCACATGTTTTCCTATTTGTGAACAAGATTGTATAATTGAGCCTTGAACGATAACAGTTCCATCACCTATGGATACATTCCGTGATATCACAGCATTCGTCGATATTGCTTTATCATAGGTAACTTCGTTGAGATCTGTAGCAATTTTTTTCCGTATCGAATTATTACCGATACTGATGATCAATGGTGATTTGATTTCCGGAGAAACAGGTATTCCCATAAAATCTTTGATTGTTTTATTATCATCATATAACTCTTCAACAGTAATGTCATTTAATTGAAGAATGTCTATAATTACCTTAGCATGGCCACCTGCACCAAACAGATATACTTTTTTCATCTTTCTTGATTTCCTTCAAATTTTTCTATTGTAACACTTTTTTCGGAAGTAATCCCTTCCGACTTAAATACTTTTACTATCGTAAGACATATTATTTTAATGTCTAACAACAGAGATATATGATCAACATACCAGACATCAAGCCTGAATTTTTCTTGCCACGAAATAGCATTTCTACCATTTACTTGTGCCCATCCTGTAATTCCAGGACGAACCTCGTGTCTACGTACCTGATCCTCATCATATAACGACAGATACTCTATCAATAGAGGACGGGGTCCCACCAAACTCATATCTCCTTTAATAACATTGAGTAATTGAGGTATTTCATCTAAGGAAGTTTTTCTTACAAATCTGCCAATAGAGGTCAATCTATCCTCATCAGCTAGAAGATTTCCATTAGAATCTTTTCGATCATTCATTGTTTTAAACTTAACAATTTTGAATACCCTATTGTTCTTACCAGGACGTGTTTGAAAGAAAAAAGGTTTTCCATTATTAGCTATTGTAAAAAATAGAATTAGAATTAAGAACATGGGTAACAGTATGATAAATGCTACTAATGAGAAAATTAAATCCAAGACAGGTTTAAAAATATTTTTATACATCGCCTAACAATTTGTTATAAAATTTAATCCACTCATTAGTAATTGTCTGTCCCGAAAAATTATCAAGAACATATTGTCTGCCATTCTTTCCCAGCAACATTCTCTTCTCTTTATTTATGACTAGAGTTTCCATTAATAAGTATAATCCATCCACATTACTAACCTCATGTCTGAGGCCTGTTTTATCGTTTATTATGGTTTCTCTAAGCCCATATGTATCGCTACAGATTATAGGTTTCTCTAATAAGGAGGCTTCGATCACGCTAGTGCCAAATCCTTCCCGATAGCTTGGTAAGCAAAATATATCACATGCTTGTATCATCTTCTCGGCTATTGTTGTTGGTCCTCCAAAATATATAGAATCTATATTTTGATATTTAAGTCGAGTAATACTCTCTATATTCTCTTCATCAAATCCAATAAGTAATAAGCGTATATCTTGATATTTTTCTTTCAGTTTAAGAAATGCATCTATAAGATCAAAAATACCTTTGTCCTTATTTAGACGCCCTAGAAACATAAATACTATTTCATGAGGCTCAATACCCAATTCTTTTCTCATATATTGTGATACCAGATCATCAGGAACAAACCTGTTAGTATCTACTCCACTAATAGAGCCTTTTCCTAATACTTTGGAATCTTTCGCCTTTATAATTTTATTTTGTATCAGATATTCTCTCTGTGACTGTCCATCAACCAATATACAAGTAGAATTGGTCGCTATACATATGTCCATGAACTTAAGTAATGCTCTCATGAATCCCTTTTGAGTATGCCAAACCTGTCCTGTGAAAATGTGGATGCGATTCTTTATTCCGCTCAATCTGGCAGCAGTCATGGCTATCAATCCCGCCTTTGGTGTAACAGAATGGACTGCATCAAAATTGTTTTCTTTTAAATATCTACGAAGCAGCAATAGTGCCTTTGTATCCTGCACTATATTTATTTTTCTAAAGAGTGGAATACTTTTTATTTCGACTAAAGGTATATCCTTGAGAGTATCCATATTTTCATTAACCAGATTGGCTACTAAATAAATATCATAGTCACGAGACAGCTCTCTTATGTGATTATATAAGAAAGCTCTTACTGTTATAGGAGATGATACTACAAAGCATATTTTCTTTTTCATAAAAGACAAACATTAATTTTGAGATACTGATTATCGATACATTGATCAGATTACTTTCAATTTTGTTAGAATTAGAAAAACAGACCGAAACAAGTTCTTTTTCTTATTCTTCAATGGGTGATTCAGGTATATTAAGTCCAGCTCGTATAACTTATTTTTCATTTCCTTATATTCGGATAGTTTACACTTGTCTTTAGAAAGTTGATAAAATAACGAGACATTCAAGAAAGTTAATCTTTCCTCAATTAATGAAATCGATCGCTTGTCATCACAGTCATATGCCAACGATTTGATATGCTCCATAACCGTTATGAGGTCTGATCGCAATTTCAACCTTTTTGAACGATCGGTATTTCGGGTTATTGAACTCTGATTCTGAAAGAAACATGCAACAAGTAGCGATGTTGAAGCAAATCTCTTTGCTTTTAGAAACACTCTTGTATTAAATTCATAATCTTCGATGTATATTCTCTCCAGGAAAAAGAGATTATGCGAAATCAAAAATTCTCTTAAATAGATTTTATTACAAGCCGAATCCATACAATTTGTTTTCGAATAATAATCTACTCCGCTATAAATACCCGAATTTGTAAATATTTTGCTGTACGTAATCTTCCCATCCTCATTAACGCCCTGGGCTCCAAATTCTAAGACATCTACACTTAATTGGATACACTGGTTTATTAACATTCCCAAAGTATTATCTAAATAATAATCGTCTGAATCAAGAAACAACAGATATCTACCCTGAGCTTGTTCGATTCCCGTATTGCGAGCCCCCCCCAGTCCTTTATTCTTTTGGCTTATGATTATAATATTGTCTTTATCTTTTGCATATTCTTCCACAATAAACCTGCTGTTATCAGGAGACTCATCATCTATGACTACAACTTCAAAGCGATTGTGATCAATATTTTGTCTATATACAGAATCTAAACAAGACCTAATATATTTCTCTACATTGTATATGGGTATTATTATACTTAATTCTTTCATCATATTCTTAGATCAATATATTATTACATTCATTATGAAGGTAAAAGAGAAATATGCTAATAAAACAAACCCAATTTTAACCTGTTGATTATTTACCAGATTTTCTTTTAAAAGGGGATAAATAACTATCAAGGCGAGTATAAACCAAGATAGATAGGCAAACCTGTTTGAATAACTGGCTCTAATTATAAGTATCCAGAAGGCATTGGATAGAAGATATATAGTATAAAGGCAATTATATATTCTATCCTCAAAATGCAGCTTATTGATATAATACCATCCGGCAAATGCTCCGATACTGCTATAAAGAAGAAAATCCCAGCGAAACCTTGTTGCTGCAATGATACTACTATTACCTTCATTAGTCAGGTAACTAATTCGATCATCAATATTTAAGTTTGAAAAAAGATTCTCCCAAAAATGACCTAGAGAGACTGACAATAGAATACATAATACCCAAAACATAAGTATCCTGTTCGGTTTATGATATAATTGAGCTACTATAAAACAGATTGTAGGGAGTAATATTGATTTATGAAAACCAATAGCGACTATTATCCAAAGTATTTGAAATAACCGTTTATCACGGGATATAGCCAGAATAAACAAGCTTGTAGATAAACCGTTTCGTATACCATTAGTTCCATAAGCCCAAAAGGAAAATGAAATAATCAATGCCAGGAATGCATAAAAAGCATATTCTCCAAACCATTTCTTTGAAACAATGTAGAGGGGAACAATATATATAATAGCACAAAGAAGAAAGTACGATTGAACATTCATTATTTTGGAACATAAAAACGAATAGGCATCAAACAGAACATCTCCTGTAATGGGTATAAATTGTGATCCCTGTTTTGTCATATTAAAAAATGCAGCATATGATACCATATCAACAAATACCTCATTAATAGGGCGTAACCCTATATAAAAGATGGAGAAGAACAATACAAAGAAGTTCATGTTCCTTATATAAGACAGATTTTTGCGATCATCAATATCCAAAGTAAAACTATGTAGTATTGTAAATAGCACAACAAGTAGCATTACATAAAAATATATGGATGCATAAATATTTGCAGATATAAAATCAATAGTCATCATCCTACATCATTTTAGTATTGATGAAATCTACCAAATGCCGACAAATCTCATTTATATTGTATTTTTCTCGTACCTTAATTGCTTCATTCTTTAATCTGTTTCGCCTCTCCTTGTCATTCATCAATTGCTTTAATTCGGAAGTAAATAGCTCCCGATTTTTCAATGGAATAAGGATTCCATTTCTATTATGGTCTATAATATCGGCAGGACCAACTTTACAATCATAGGCAATACAAGCTAAAGGAACCGACATTGCTTCAATCAGGACATTCGGAAAACCTTCGGAAAGAGACGTAAATGCAAAAATCTCAGCATCGTTTAAATAATCATCTACATTTGATTTGGGACCTTCCAAAAATATATTATGCTGTAAAGGGTTATTCTCAATTTTACTTTTCAGGTGATCATATAACTCCCCTCCTCCAACAATTACTAAATTCCAAGTATCATCGTTTATGGCCGTAAAAATATCAATCAGTTCTTCATGATTTTTCAGCTTATCAAGTCTGCCTACAGTCAGTATAGTATGCGATTTAGGAGAATCTCCTTTATATCGAATCTGCTTTATCGGATTATTCAATACCAAAATATTCTCATTCAACTTTAATTTATGGAAATGCTTTTGCGCCTCAGTTGTTTGAGCAATAATACCTTTAGCAAAGGGATAAAGAGCATTTCTTAATTTATCATTCACATATCCGTTGTTTGCATAAGGATTGTTTCTGTCTGATACAAATATTTCTTTTATACCAAGGCTTCTGCATGCCAGTATGGAAAGGCTGTTAAATCTTTCACCAAAAGAAAGAAATACATTCTCCTCTAATTTAAGTCGTTTAAGATTATGCCTCAGATTCAACATAATTTTCAGTTTATTGAAAATTTTTCCCGTATAATCAATATCCGATGTTATAAGTTCAACTTTGGGGTTAATATCATACTGTATCGTATGTTTGATCAATGTTACAATCGATACAATATAATTATCCTGAACCAAGTGATTCGATAGTTCTGTAACTACTCTCTCCATGCCACCTAAACCCAAAGTTGGCAATATGAATATTATATTTCGATCCTTCTTCATCTACTTCTTGTATGAAATTATTCTTGCAGGATTTCCAGCTACAACAGCATTGTTTGGAACATCCGATAAAACAATTGATCCGGCTCCTATAGTGACATTATTCCCGATATGGATATTTCCGATAATTACAGCATTCGCGGAAATAATAACGTTATCGCCAATAGTTGGATAAATATTCTCCTTAGTTGATTTTACACCGATTGTTACATTCTGAAATATCCTGCAATCGTAACCAAGAGATACACCTTCTCCTATAACAATTCCAACGGGATGAGGCAGAACTGTTCTTTTTTTTCCCAGATACCGCATTCCTCGGGTAATATCACAAGACCTCACAGGTTTGAATGACAAATAGTATTTGAATGAATAATAAAGTTCTTTGGGGATATGAATGTATCGTTGGAAGGCAAAATAGATATTCTTCACCTTTGCTCCCTCCCAAAGCTTAATATTGGCAATTCTTTTTATAGTATCCATTTGCGTAAACTTTGATTGTTATTAAAGATGTATAACTTATAAAAAGTTTCGAACACGATAGAGCTTATGAAAATAATGACTAAAACATATAAGTTACATTTCAGAAATAAGATAGGTAATAGAGCAATAAAAAGAAATAAACTATAGAAAGTAGTCTTAAGCATAATGTTTTTATCACTATTAATTATCAGGTAATAATTGAGCAATGTATTTACTGCAAAAAATGTTGCCGAGATTGTCAATAATATTACATAAGGAATTGCGGGAGCCAATTCTTCTCCTCCCAGAAAAAGAACAATTTGTTTCGAGAAAATAAATATCAAAAGACTATAAAGAACTCCTACAAATATAGTTGCTATAAAAACCAACTTCGAAAAAGAATGATTCCTGTTTTTTATTAATCTTGGTAATACGGCAACAGGTACAGTTTGATACAAGGAGGTGAAAAGCCCAACCAATTTCATAGCCAAATCGTAATATGCAACTACGGTTTTGGTAAAAAGAATTCCGACTAAGACTATAACGGTTTTATCTCTCAGGTTATAAGACAGTTTTGTTGAAAATATGGTAAAACTTTCAATAAAATAAGTCTTCATAATTTGAATGGATGGTAAGACAAAACGAATTTTCTCTTTTACAAAAACTATGTATAAAGCAATCATTCCTCCAATGAAAGCTCCCAGTCCATTCAGTAATGGGATTTTAAAATAATCTGATTGATCTTTAATTACAAAAAATACCAAAACGAGAAAAATAGAACGGGTAAAGACATTTATGAAGGTCACATACTTCAATTTTTCGATGCCTTGAAAGAAAAATTGAGGAAATAGAAACTCATTAAATGTAAACGTAAATGCAAATAGATAAAGAATTTTATGTTCCCTCATAACAGGAAGCATCCACATACATAGTGCAAGTACGCCTAAGCAAATAATCCAGAGCATAAGTTTTAGTAATAGTATTGACGACACGACTTCTGATATTTTACGAGTATCATGTACATTCTCTGAAATACTTTTCGTTCCGGAAATATTAAATCCAAATTCTATTACAAGAGAAAAATATCCAATAATGGATTGTGCAAATACAACTGTACCATACATTTCGGGCCCTACAACCCGTATTAAATAGGGATATGTAATCAATGGCACTAATAAATTGAAAATTTGAAGAAGTGACAGATATGAAAAATTTTCAATAAACTTATAGTTATTCTTAAAAGATTGAGGTATTCTTAATTTACTCATCATCAAAAATTAATCATTAAATATGCCTTTATTTTCATAGCATAAACCACTTCATATCATACGGTCTTTAGCTTTTCTTTAAGCTATAGCATACTCCCTTATCTTTGATTGAAGCAGAAAAGTCTAAACCCTCAAACTCCTTATGTGTAACAGCTAGAACAACTGCATCGAATTTTGCTGTCGGAAGTTTAGTTTCAATATCCAATCCATACTCGTGATAAACCTCCTCCGGATTTGCCCACGGATCATATATTACAACATTAGTATCATATTCCTTCAACTCACGAATAACATCTACCACCCTGGTATTCCTAACATCGGGACAGTTCTCCTTGAAGGTTATGCCCAACACCAGAATATCAGCCCCTTTAACTTGAATACCTGATCTTATCATTTTTTTCACCACCTCGCTGGCAACATATTCGCCCATACTGTCATTCATACGTCTGCCCGAAAGAATTATTTCGGGGTGATAACCGTATTCTTGAGCTTTTTGTGCTAAATAATAAGGGTCTACACCTATACAATGACCTCCCACTAACCCCGGGTTGAATTTTAAAAAATTCCATTTGGTGGCAGCAGCCTCAAGAACCGCAGTAGTGTCAATATCCATGCGATCGAATATCTTCTTCAGTTCGTTTACAAAAGCAATATTAATATCTCGTTGCGAATTCTCAATTACTTTAGCAGCTTCGGCGACTTTTATGGAGGGCGCTAAATGTGTACCGGCAGTTATAACTGAGGAATATAAGGCATTGACTTTTTCTCCTATTTGAGGAGTCGATCCTGAGGTTACTTTCTTAATTTTTTCGACTGTATGTTCTTTATCTCCCGGATTTATTCTTTCAGGAGAATATCCGGCAAAGAAATCTACATTAAATTTGAGTCCCGATATTTTTTCTACAACCGGTATACAGTCATCTTCCGTAGCTCCCGGATATACCGTAGATTCGTAAATGACAATATCATCTTTGCCAACCACCTTACCTATAGTCTCACTCGCTCTATAAAGAGGAGTAAGGTCTGGACGATTATTTTTATCTACAGGAGTGGGTACAGTAACAATATAATAGTTACAATCTTTAATATCATCAAGGTCGGATGAACAATATAATCCGTTCGTATCATCACTTTCGTTCTTTAATACAGATCGAAGAACCGACTCTTCCACCTCCAATGTACAATCATATCCACTCATCAGTTGATCAACCCGAGACTTGTTTACATCAAAACCGACTACAGGATATTTAGTTGCAAATAATCGGGCTAGTGGTAGTCCTACGTAGCCAAGACCTATAATTCCTATTTTAGCTTTATCCATTTTATTTCAGATTTTCCCAGTACCATTGGACTGCTTCTTTGAGACCTTGTTTCATACTATATTGCGGATGATATCCGAGTAAACTTTCGGCTTTCTCTATACTTGCCAATGAATGAGGTATATCTCCCGACCTATTATCGCCGTATATTACTTCAATATTCGCTATTTGAGAGTCGTATTGACTCAAGTATTCTTTGAGATACCCAACTAATTGATTTAATGTAGTCCGTTCGCCATATGCAGTATTATATACAGTATTCAGAGCACTCTTATCAGAAACAGAAAGAGCCAGTAGGTTCATTTGAACTACGTTTTTGATATACGTAAAATCTCTTGAATACTCACCATCTCCATTAATAACAGGTGATTCGTGATCTATTAGTTTCTTTACAAACAAGGGAATCACTGCTGCATAGGCTCCATTGGGATCTTGTCTACGCCCAAATACATTAAAATACCTCAACCCAATACATTCCATACCATATGTTCTCGAAAATACATCTGCATATAATTCATTCACATATTTGGTTATTGCGTATGGCGACAATGGTTTTCCAATAACATCTTCCACTTTGGGTAATGACTTGGAATCACCATAAGTAGAAGAACTGGCTGCATAAATAAACCGCTTTACATTGGCTTCTCTTGCTGCAACAAGCATATTCAGGAAACCTGATACATTAACATCGTTGCTCGTTATAGGATCGGCAATCGAACGGGGTACTGATCCTAAAGCGGCTTCATGTAAAACGTAATCAACTCCTTTTGTAACTTTCTGACAATCTTCTATTTTGCGAATATCTCCGACAATTAACTTGAAGTTTTTATTATCAAATAAATGAAGTATGTTCTCTATTTTACCGGTAGAAAAATTATCTAAGCAAACTACTTTACAATCCTGTTTTAGTAACTCTTCACATAGATTAGAACCTATAAATCCGGCTCCCCCCGTAACTAGTATCGTCGAATTATTTAATTTGATATCCATAAGCTTTTCCATATCCATATTTGTAGTTACTGTCTAAATGTGAATCATTTAAAACTAAATACATATTCATTAATTTACCTTCTTCCTTTTGAGCATTCATAAAATTGACTGCAGTCTTAGGTGTAATACCTTCACGGACAATATACAAAGTAGCATCTACGTATTCATCGATAAGGTATGTATCTGATACCAAACCTACTGGAGCAGTATCAATTATTATAAAATCATATTCTTTTTTAACCTCTGAAAGAAGCTCTTTGAGACGTGGATTCATTAGCAATTCATTCGGATTTGGAGGAATTGTTCCTGACTGCATAATTTTCAAATTCTTATGTAACTCCGAATCACTTACATAATTCTCCCATGGGTCTTCATCTGCTAAATAATCACTTAATCCTCTTTTGTTATCTAATTTTAAATATCTATGCAGTTTGGGATTTCTTATATCGCCTCCGATCAATAGTACTTTCTTACCCGATAAAGCAAAACTCATTGATAAGTTTAAGCTTATAAATGTCTTACCTTCCCCTGTTGTAGTAGATGTAACTAGAATCAGCTGATTCACTTTATGATAAAATATAAAGTTCAGATTGTTTCTTAAAGAGCGAAACATTTCTGCTATTCCCGAGTTCTGGTT encodes:
- a CDS encoding glycosyltransferase family 2 protein, whose translation is MMKELSIIIPIYNVEKYIRSCLDSVYRQNIDHNRFEVVVIDDESPDNSRFIVEEYAKDKDNIIIISQKNKGLGGARNTGIEQAQGRYLLFLDSDDYYLDNTLGMLINQCIQLSVDVLEFGAQGVNEDGKITYSKIFTNSGIYSGVDYYSKTNCMDSACNKIYLREFLISHNLFFLERIYIEDYEFNTRVFLKAKRFASTSLLVACFFQNQSSITRNTDRSKRLKLRSDLITVMEHIKSLAYDCDDKRSISLIEERLTFLNVSLFYQLSKDKCKLSEYKEMKNKLYELDLIYLNHPLKNKKKNLFRSVFLILTKLKVI
- a CDS encoding EpsG family protein — protein: MMTIDFISANIYASIYFYVMLLVVLFTILHSFTLDIDDRKNLSYIRNMNFFVLFFSIFYIGLRPINEVFVDMVSYAAFFNMTKQGSQFIPITGDVLFDAYSFLCSKIMNVQSYFLLCAIIYIVPLYIVSKKWFGEYAFYAFLALIISFSFWAYGTNGIRNGLSTSLFILAISRDKRLFQILWIIVAIGFHKSILLPTICFIVAQLYHKPNRILMFWVLCILLSVSLGHFWENLFSNLNIDDRISYLTNEGNSSIIAATRFRWDFLLYSSIGAFAGWYYINKLHFEDRIYNCLYTIYLLSNAFWILIIRASYSNRFAYLSWFILALIVIYPLLKENLVNNQQVKIGFVLLAYFSFTFIMNVIIY
- a CDS encoding glycosyltransferase — encoded protein: MKKDRNIIFILPTLGLGGMERVVTELSNHLVQDNYIVSIVTLIKHTIQYDINPKVELITSDIDYTGKIFNKLKIMLNLRHNLKRLKLEENVFLSFGERFNSLSILACRSLGIKEIFVSDRNNPYANNGYVNDKLRNALYPFAKGIIAQTTEAQKHFHKLKLNENILVLNNPIKQIRYKGDSPKSHTILTVGRLDKLKNHEELIDIFTAINDDTWNLVIVGGGELYDHLKSKIENNPLQHNIFLEGPKSNVDDYLNDAEIFAFTSLSEGFPNVLIEAMSVPLACIAYDCKVGPADIIDHNRNGILIPLKNRELFTSELKQLMNDKERRNRLKNEAIKVREKYNINEICRHLVDFINTKMM
- a CDS encoding serine O-acetyltransferase — encoded protein: MDTIKRIANIKLWEGAKVKNIYFAFQRYIHIPKELYYSFKYYLSFKPVRSCDITRGMRYLGKKRTVLPHPVGIVIGEGVSLGYDCRIFQNVTIGVKSTKENIYPTIGDNVIISANAVIIGNIHIGNNVTIGAGSIVLSDVPNNAVVAGNPARIISYKK
- a CDS encoding oligosaccharide flippase family protein is translated as MMSKLRIPQSFKNNYKFIENFSYLSLLQIFNLLVPLITYPYLIRVVGPEMYGTVVFAQSIIGYFSLVIEFGFNISGTKSISENVHDTRKISEVVSSILLLKLMLWIICLGVLALCMWMLPVMREHKILYLFAFTFTFNEFLFPQFFFQGIEKLKYVTFINVFTRSIFLVLVFFVIKDQSDYFKIPLLNGLGAFIGGMIALYIVFVKEKIRFVLPSIQIMKTYFIESFTIFSTKLSYNLRDKTVIVLVGILFTKTVVAYYDLAMKLVGLFTSLYQTVPVAVLPRLIKNRNHSFSKLVFIATIFVGVLYSLLIFIFSKQIVLFLGGEELAPAIPYVILLTISATFFAVNTLLNYYLIINSDKNIMLKTTFYSLFLFIALLPILFLKCNLYVLVIIFISSIVFETFYKLYIFNNNQSLRKWIL
- a CDS encoding nucleotide sugar dehydrogenase, with amino-acid sequence MDKAKIGIIGLGYVGLPLARLFATKYPVVGFDVNKSRVDQLMSGYDCTLEVEESVLRSVLKNESDDTNGLYCSSDLDDIKDCNYYIVTVPTPVDKNNRPDLTPLYRASETIGKVVGKDDIVIYESTVYPGATEDDCIPVVEKISGLKFNVDFFAGYSPERINPGDKEHTVEKIKKVTSGSTPQIGEKVNALYSSVITAGTHLAPSIKVAEAAKVIENSQRDINIAFVNELKKIFDRMDIDTTAVLEAAATKWNFLKFNPGLVGGHCIGVDPYYLAQKAQEYGYHPEIILSGRRMNDSMGEYVASEVVKKMIRSGIQVKGADILVLGITFKENCPDVRNTRVVDVIRELKEYDTNVVIYDPWANPEEVYHEYGLDIETKLPTAKFDAVVLAVTHKEFEGLDFSASIKDKGVCYSLKKS